The Glycine soja cultivar W05 chromosome 8, ASM419377v2, whole genome shotgun sequence genome has a window encoding:
- the LOC114422574 gene encoding SART-1 family protein DOT2-like, with product MDVEWSDSRYDGRNDKEDSPVREQYDNDGAEKSSKHRGKDRKKEHRREHPKDASKEGRERKKEDRDEREKDRGNDKAREKDYDREKYREKERERDRDKKDRSKDKEREKEREVEKDSDRVREKERGKEKSRDRDREREREKERDKAKEREREKYRDREKERESYRDGDKDKGKDKIREKERETDRDKERTRDRVSRKTHEEDYELDNVDDKVDYQDKRDEEIGKQEKDSKLDNDNQDGQTSAHLSSTELEDRILKMKESRTKKQPEADSEISAWVNKSRKIEKKRAFQLSKIFEEQDNIAVEGSDDEDTAQHTDNLAGVKVLHGLDKVMEGGTVVLTIKDQPILADGDVNEDVDMLENIEIGEQKRRDEAYKAAKKKTGVYDDKFHDDPSTEKKMLPQYDDPAAEEGLTLDGKGRFSGEAEKKLEELRRRLTGVSTNTFEDLTSSGKVSSDYYTHEEMLKFKKPKKKKSLRKKDKLDINALEAEAVSSGLGVGDLGSRKDVRRQAIKDEQERLEAEMRSNAYQSAYAKADEASKLLRLEQTLNVKTEEDETPVFVDDDEDLRKSLEKARRLALKKKEGEGASGPQAIALLATSNHNNETDDQNPTAGESRENKVVFTEMEEFVWGLHIDEEARKPESEDVFMHDDEEANVPDEEKINEVGGWTEVQETSEDEQRNTEDKEEIIPDETIHEVAVGKGLSGALKLLKERGTLKESIEWGGRNMDKKKSKLVGIVDDEEKEAQKTREIRIERTDEFGRILTPKEAFRMISHKFHGKGPGKMKQEKRMKQYYEELKMKQMKSSDTPSLSVERMREAQARLQTPYLVLSGHVKPGQTSDPKSGFATVEKDLPGGLTPMLGDRKVEHFLGIKRKAEPSSSDTPKKPKS from the exons ATGGATGTGGAGTGGTCTGATTCACGGTACGATGGTAGAAATGATAAGGAGGATTCCCCGGTGAGGGAGCAATATGACAATGATGGGGCGGAGAAATCTAGCAAGCATAGAGGCAAGGACAGGAAGAAGGAGCACCGTCGGGAACATCCAAAGGATGCTTCAAAAGAAGGAAGGGAACGGAAGAAGGAAGATAGGGACGAACGTGAGAAGGATCGTGGTAATGATAAGGCAAGGGAGAAGGATTATGATAGGGAGAAATATAGGGAGAAGGAGCGTGAGAGGGATAGGGATAAGAAGGACCGGAGTAAGGATAAAGAGCGTGAGAAGGAGAGAGAGGTGGAGAAAGACAGTGATAGAGTGCGGGAGAAAGAGAGGGGTAAAGAGAAGAGCAGAGATAGGGATAGGGAAAGGgaaagggagaaagaaaggGATAAAGCAAAGgaaagagagagggagaagtACAGAGAtagagagaaggagagagaaagCTATAGAGATGGGGACAAGGATAAGgggaaagataaaattagagagaaggagagggAGACGGATCGAGATAAAGAAAGGACGAGAGATAGAGTGAGCAGAAAGACTCATGAGGAAGATTATGAACTGGAtaatgttgatgataaagtaGACTACCAAGACAAGAGAGATGAGGAGATTGGCAAGCAGGAAAAGGATTCAAAGCTTGACAATGATAATCAAGATGGTCAAACATCAGCACATCTGTCATCAACAGAACTTGAAGACCGCATCTTGAA GATGAAAGAATCAAGGACAAAGAAGCAGCCTGAAGCTGATTCTGAGATCTCAGCATGGGTTAATAAAAGCCGCaagatagaaaagaaaagagcatTTCAGCTCTCAAAGATTTTTGAGGAGCAG GACAACATTGCAGTAGAGGGAAGTGATGATGAGGATACAGCCCAACACACTG ATAATTTGGCGGGGGTGAAAGTTCTTCATGGCCTCGATAAAGTTATGGAAGGCGGAACAGTAGTTCTAACTATTAAAGATCAGCCCATACTTGCTGATGGTGATGTTAATGAAG ATGTTGACATGCTTGAGAACATTGAAATTGGAGAACAGAAACGACGAGATGAGGCTTATAAAGctgcaaaaaagaaaactgGCGTATATGATGATAA gttccATGATGACCCCTCCACGGAGAAGAAAATGCTTCCACAGTATGATGATCCAGCTGCAGAAGAG GGTTTAACTTTGGATGGAAAGGGACGATTCTCAGGTGAAGCTGAGAAGAAACTTGAAGAG CTGCGAAGAAGGTTAACGGGTGTTTCCACGAATACCTTTGAAGATCTAACTTCATCTGGAAAGGTATCATCTGATTACTATACTCATGAAGAAATGCTAAAATTTAAGAAGCCCAAGAAGAAAAAATCTTTGCGGAAGAAAGATAAGCTGGACATCAATGCCCTTGAAGCTGAAGCTGTCTCTTCTGGATTGGGGGTTGGTGACCTTGGTTCTCGGAAAGATGTAAGGAGGCAAGCCATCAAAGATGAGCAAGAAAGGTTGGAGGCTGAGATGAGAAGTAATGCTTACCAGTCTGCTTATGCTAAAGCAGACGAAGCCTCCAAATTGCTGCGTCTGGAACAAACTCTCAATGTTAAAACAGAGGAAGATGAAACTCCAGTTTTTGTAGATGATGATGAGGATCTTCGTAAGTCCTTAGAGAAAGCGAGAAGATTAGCTCTTAAAAAGAAGGAGGGGGAAGGGGCATCTGGTCCTCAAGCTATTGCGTTGCTTGCCACCTCTAATCATAATAATGAGACTGATGATCAAAACCCTACAGCTGGAGAGTCACGAGAAAACAAGGTGGTCTTCACAGAGATGGAAGAATTTGTCTGGGGTCTCCACATTGATGaag AAGCACGTAAACCAGAAAGTGAAGATGTTTTCATGCATGATGATGAAGAGGCTAATGTTCCTGATGAAGAAAAGATTAATGAGGTTGGTGGATGGACTGAAGTTCAAGAAACTAGTGAAGATGAACAACGCAATACAGAAGACAAAGAAGAAATAATTCCTGATGAAACTATCCATGAAGTTGCTGTAGGGAAAGGATTGTCAGGTGCTTTGAAACTGCTTAAAGAGCGAGGAACACTTAAAGAAAGCATTGAATGGGGTGGCAGAAACATGGACAAGAAGAAAAGTAAATTGGTTGGGATCGTAGATGATGAAGAGAAGGAAGCACAGAAGACAAGGGAAATTCGCATTGAAAGGACAGATGAATTTGGGAGAATT TTGACTCCTAAGGAAGCCTTTCGGATGATCTCTCATAAGTTCCATGGTAAAGGACCTGGAAAAATGAAGCAAGAAAAGCGTATGAAGCAATATTACGAAGAATTGAAGATGAAGCAAATGAAGAGCTCAGATACACCATCACTGTCTGTGGAGAGAATGAGGGAAGCTCAAGCTCGTTTGCAGACACCCTATCTTGTTCTTAGTGGTCATGTTAAACCAGG ACAAACTAGTGACCCAAAAAGTGGTTTTGCAACTGTTGAGAAGGATCTTCCTGGGGGCTTGACACCTATGCTTGGTGATCGAAAG GTAGAGCATTTTCTGGGAATTAAGAGGAAAGCTGAACCATCAAGCTCGGATACCCCAAAAAAGCCTAAATCATAA
- the LOC114423984 gene encoding F-box/kelch-repeat protein At3g23880-like, producing the protein MSGAPVLPRELIVEILSWLPVKALMRFRYVSETWNSLIFDPTFVKLHLERSPKNTHVLLEFQAIYDRDVGQQVGVAPCSIRRLVENPSFTIDDCLTLFKHTNSIFGSCNGLVCMTKCFDVREFEEECQYRLWNPATGIMSEYSPPLCIQFKDNNNTYYPWKCGFGFDDSSDTYKVVALLCDIKSQTKEIKVHCLGDTCWRKTSNFPAFPVLGEGHFACGTVNWLALRVSSFHYLWENVTIDHIDQLVIFSYDLMYETYTYLSMPEGLLEVPRMEPYFGVLKGCLCLSLDHMKTHCVVWLMREFGVENSWTKLLNVNYEQLLNHDRPLCMSQDEDVVLLTSYAGARFVLYNRRYNRSELYGLEIIYRSEESSPILTLLIAYRHHHTWNL; encoded by the exons ATGTCTGGTGCTCCAGTACTTCCTCGGGAACTCATAGTGGAAATTCTGTCATGGCTTCCAGTGAAGGCTCTCATGCGATTCAGGTACGTTTCCGAGACTTGGAATTCCCTCATTTTCGATCCTACGTTCGTTAAATTGCACCTAGAAAGATCCCCCAAAAACACCCATGTCCTATTAGAGTTTCAAGCAATCTATGACAGAGATGTTGGCCAACAAGTTGGCGTCGCACCCTGCTCTATACGCCGTTTAGTTGAGAACCCATCATTCACTATTGATGATTGTTTGACCCTATTCAAACACACTAACAGTATCTTTGGTTCTTGCAATGGGTTGGTTTGCATGACTAAGTGTTTTGATGTTCGAGAATTTGAAGAAGAGTGCCAGTACCGATTATGGAACCCAGCCACAGGGATCATGTCTGAGTATTCACCACCCTTATGTATTCAAttcaaagataataataatacctACTATCCTTGGAAATGTGGCTTTGGATTCGATGATTCGAGTGACACTTACAAGGTGGTGGCACTCCTTTGCGATATTAAATCGCAGACAAAGGAGATCAAAGTTCATTGCTTGGGTGACACTTGTTGGAGAAAGACTTCGAATTTCCCTGCTTTTCCCGTGCTGGGAGAAGGACATTTTGCGTGTGGCACTGTTAACTGGCTAGCACTACGCGTGTCAAGTTTTCATTATCTATGGGAAAATGTTACTATCGATCATATCGATCAGTTAGTAATTTTTTCCTATGATCTTATGTACGAGACATACACATATTTGTCGATGCCTGAAGGTCTTCTTGAAGTCCCTCGCATGGAGCCTTATTTTGGGGTTTTGAAAGGTTGTCTGTGTCTTTCTCTTGATCACATGAAAACCCATTGTGTTGTTTGGTTAATGAGGGAGTTTGGAGTTGAAAATTCTTGGACTAAGTTGTTGAACGTAAATTACGAGCAACTTCTAAATCATGACCGTCCTTTGTGCATGTCTCAAGATGAGGATGTCGTGTTGCTGACAAGTTATGCAGGTGCAAGATTTGTTCTGTATAATCGGAGATATAATAGATCAGAAC TATATGGATTGGAGATTATTTATCGTTCTGAAGAATCATCTCCAATTCTAACTCTACTTATTGCTTACCGTCATCATCATACTTGGAATTTAtag